One Nerophis lumbriciformis linkage group LG19, RoL_Nlum_v2.1, whole genome shotgun sequence DNA segment encodes these proteins:
- the LOC133619059 gene encoding uncharacterized protein isoform X1 encodes MEESYETFEEELGPPREDLPPRKPVRQHPRPAEMYINRKVREEMSAAPQQSKVEPTTLPREPSAPKKLPLHKSASMQNVSQSETPWENVTLNRCLFVAITILVLTSGMQRLHEALRGREGTEEEEEVELTERHQSSLPHRGKPPQLETTLWEVLFWWLPDLDNDVGKRQERKGGLRNKPVPDKKLMKHREGTLKSRRANKSKHQQAKDKSKMEELKTPEEEKEEVPDTKTRQKKKTNQKG; translated from the exons ATGGAGGAAAGCTACGAGACTTTTGAAGAAGAGCTAGGACCACCGAGAGAAGATCTTCCTCCGCGGAAGCCCGTTCGACAACACCCAAGACCAGCTg AAATGTACATCAACAGGAAAGTTAGAGAG GAAATGTCTGCAGCTCCTCAGCAATCAAAAGTAGAGCCAACGACCTTACCGAGGGAACCGAGCGCTCCCAAGAAAC TTCCTTTACATAAAAGTGCGTCCATGCAGAATGTGAGCCAGAGTGAAACACCGTGGGAGAACGTCACACTCAACCGCTGTCTGTTTGTGGCCATCACCATTCTGGTGCTCACTTCAGGGATGCAGAGACTTCACG AGGCTCTGCGTGGTCGGGAGGGCACagaagaggaggaagaggtgGAATTGACTGAGAGACATCAATCCTCATTACCACACAGAGGAAAACCACCACAG CTTGAGACAACTCTCTGGGAAGTTTTGTTTTGGTGGCTGCCAGACCTTGACAATGATGTTGGGAAACGACAGGAGAGGAAGGGAGGTCTCCGAAACAAACCAGTACCAGACAAAAAACTCATGAAGCATCGAGAGGGGACATTAAAGAGCAGAAGAGCCAACAAAAGCAAACATCAACAGGCTAAAGACAAGAGCAAAATGGAAGAATTGAAGACACCGGAGGAGGAAAAAGAGGAGGTACCTGACACTAAGACACGGCAAAAGAAAAAAACGAATCAAAAAGGATGA
- the LOC133619059 gene encoding uncharacterized protein isoform X2 yields MFSNDQMYINRKVREEMSAAPQQSKVEPTTLPREPSAPKKLPLHKSASMQNVSQSETPWENVTLNRCLFVAITILVLTSGMQRLHEALRGREGTEEEEEVELTERHQSSLPHRGKPPQLETTLWEVLFWWLPDLDNDVGKRQERKGGLRNKPVPDKKLMKHREGTLKSRRANKSKHQQAKDKSKMEELKTPEEEKEEVPDTKTRQKKKTNQKG; encoded by the exons atgttttctaatgacc AAATGTACATCAACAGGAAAGTTAGAGAG GAAATGTCTGCAGCTCCTCAGCAATCAAAAGTAGAGCCAACGACCTTACCGAGGGAACCGAGCGCTCCCAAGAAAC TTCCTTTACATAAAAGTGCGTCCATGCAGAATGTGAGCCAGAGTGAAACACCGTGGGAGAACGTCACACTCAACCGCTGTCTGTTTGTGGCCATCACCATTCTGGTGCTCACTTCAGGGATGCAGAGACTTCACG AGGCTCTGCGTGGTCGGGAGGGCACagaagaggaggaagaggtgGAATTGACTGAGAGACATCAATCCTCATTACCACACAGAGGAAAACCACCACAG CTTGAGACAACTCTCTGGGAAGTTTTGTTTTGGTGGCTGCCAGACCTTGACAATGATGTTGGGAAACGACAGGAGAGGAAGGGAGGTCTCCGAAACAAACCAGTACCAGACAAAAAACTCATGAAGCATCGAGAGGGGACATTAAAGAGCAGAAGAGCCAACAAAAGCAAACATCAACAGGCTAAAGACAAGAGCAAAATGGAAGAATTGAAGACACCGGAGGAGGAAAAAGAGGAGGTACCTGACACTAAGACACGGCAAAAGAAAAAAACGAATCAAAAAGGATGA
- the sf3a2 gene encoding splicing factor 3A subunit 2, which yields MDFQHRAGGKTGSGGVASSSESNRDRRERLRQLALETIDINKDPYFMKNHLGSYECKLCLTLHNNEGSYLAHTQGKKHQTNLARRAAKEAKEAPAQPAPAKVKVEVRKFVKIGRPGYKVTKQRDPESGQQSLLFQIDYPEVAEGIGPRHRFMSAYEQRIEPPDRRWQYLLLAAEPYETIAFKVPSREIDKAESRFWTHWNRETKQFFLQFHFKMEKALLPPTGQPPPVGMKRPMPLMSGPRPQNDSMPPPPGGMVPPLPPGAPGTPQMPPQMPMPPMPMRPPPPEGLMANN from the exons ATGGATTTCCAACACAGAGCTGGAGGGAAGACGGGAAGCGGCGGGGTAGCTTCGTCTTCGGAAAGCAATCGTGACAGACGAGAACGGCTACGGCAGCTGGCTCTGGAGACCATCGACATCAATAAAGACCCTTATTTCATGAAGAATCATTTAGGCTCGTACGAGTGTAAACTTTGCCTGACGCTTCATAACAACGAG GGAAGCTACTTAGCTCATACACAAGGAAAGAAACATCAAACCAATCT aGCCCGGCGAGCTGCCAAAGAGGCCAAGGAAGCTCCTGCTCAGCCAGCTCCAGCAAAAGTGAAGGTCGAGGTCAGGAAGTTTGTCAAAATTGGTCGACCGGGATACAAAG TAACCAAGCAGCGAGATCCAGAGAGCGGGCAGCAATCTTTACTTTTCCAG ATTGACTACCCAGAAGTTGCAGAAGGTATTGGGCCAAGGCACCGTTTCATGTCTGCATACGAACAGCGCATCGAGCCCCCTGACCGCCGCTGGCAGTACCTGCTGCTGGCTGCAGAACCCTACGAGACTATCGCCTTTAAG GTCCCCAGTCGAGAAATAGACAAAGCAGAGAGCCGCTTCTGGACACACTGGAACCGAGAAACTAAACAG TTTTTCCTTCAATTCCACTTCAAAATGGAGAAAGCTTTGCTACCACCCACTGGTCAACCACCTCCAGTGGGAATGAAGCGTCCTATGCCTCTCATGAGCGGACCTCGCCCACAGAATGACTCCATGCCGCCGCCGCCAGGTGGTATGGTGCCGCCTCTGCCCCCTGGTGCTCCAGGTACCCCGCAAATGCCCCCTCAGATGCCTATGCCACCAATGCCCATGAGGCCGCCACCCCCTGAGGGCTTAATGGCTAACAATTAA
- the plekhj1 gene encoding pleckstrin homology domain-containing family J member 1, translating into MRFNEKEMVHISRQPSEMVAELGMRGPKKGDVVKRRMVKLVVNFLFYFRPDEEEPVGALLLEQCRVEKEDSLTFSIAFLEEAERKYLFECNSEEQCSKWMDSIIKASYEFMRRNLIFYRTEIHRLTGKDPLEQYGISDEARFQVTNGLQHTPRDASSM; encoded by the exons ATGCGCTTCAACGAGAAGGAGATGGTGCATATAAGCCGCCAGCCCTCAGAAATGGTCGCTGAGCTGGGGATGCGAGGACCCAAGAAAGGAGACG TTGTGAAGAGGAGGATGGTGAAACTTGTTGTGAACTTCCTCTTCTATTTTAGGCCTGATGAGGAAGAA ccTGTTGGAGCTTTGCTGCTGGAGCAGTGCAGGGTGGAGAAGGAGGACAGTCTGACATTTTCCATTG catttttaGAAGAGGCAGAAAGGAAATATCTTTTTGAGTGTAATTCAGAGGAGCAGTGCAGCAAGTGGATGGACTCCATTATCAAGGCCAG CTATGAGTTCATGAGGAGGAACCTCATATTCTACAGAACTGAGATCCACAGGCTGACTGGCAAG GATCCACTGGAGCAGTACGGTATTTCAGACGAAGCTCGCTTTCAAGTCACAAATGGTCTGCAACATACACCGAGAGACGCCTCTTCGATGTAG